In Methanobrevibacter sp., a genomic segment contains:
- a CDS encoding ABC transporter ATP-binding protein, giving the protein MNAVEIKDLYKSYEDGKIKALNGVNLTIADGEFVSIIGPSGSGKSTLLNMLGALDIPDSGSITVAGQDLSKSKKLNEFRAKKIGFIFQLHNLIPNISVRENIEIPMYTQKMSSAEMKVRALKLLDDVGLRDKADILPNKLSGGERQRVAIARALANNPSIILADEPTGSLDSKTSSKILKLLIDLHEDKNVTLIIVTHDMDVAKLADRVVEVLDGEVISAGDDSLINSKIDV; this is encoded by the coding sequence ATGAATGCTGTAGAGATTAAAGATTTGTATAAAAGCTATGAGGATGGCAAAATCAAGGCGTTGAATGGAGTAAATCTCACAATTGCCGATGGGGAATTCGTATCGATCATTGGTCCGTCAGGATCCGGCAAATCAACTTTATTGAACATGCTTGGAGCATTAGACATTCCGGATTCAGGCTCAATAACTGTTGCAGGCCAAGATTTAAGTAAATCTAAAAAGTTAAACGAATTTAGAGCTAAAAAAATTGGGTTCATTTTCCAGCTGCATAATCTGATTCCTAATATTTCCGTTCGCGAAAACATTGAAATTCCGATGTATACTCAGAAGATGTCTTCGGCCGAGATGAAGGTCCGTGCATTGAAACTGTTGGATGATGTGGGACTTAGAGATAAGGCTGATATCCTGCCGAACAAGTTGTCCGGTGGTGAACGTCAGAGGGTAGCTATCGCCCGAGCACTTGCAAACAACCCATCAATAATATTGGCAGATGAACCAACAGGATCACTAGATTCCAAAACAAGTAGTAAAATCCTTAAGCTTCTAATCGATTTGCATGAAGATAAAAATGTAACATTGATAATTGTCACTCATGATATGGATGTGGCTAAACTAGCAGACAGAGTTGTTGAAGTTTTGGATGGTGAAGTGATTTCGGCAGGTGATGATTCTCTGATAAATAGTAAAATCGATGTTTAG
- a CDS encoding DUF357 domain-containing protein — MSELESPEKIAKDIAKLERNLNQVADITFEGKQKEVYDRAVDYWNDSKYYLEKKDMRTAFGCIEYSHGLLDALRMIHGII; from the coding sequence ATGAGTGAACTTGAAAGTCCTGAAAAAATAGCAAAAGACATTGCAAAACTAGAGAGAAATTTAAATCAAGTGGCCGACATCACTTTTGAAGGAAAGCAAAAAGAAGTTTATGATAGGGCTGTTGATTACTGGAATGATTCGAAATATTACCTTGAAAAAAAAGATATGAGGACTGCATTCGGATGTATCGAATACAGCCATGGGCTTTTAGATGCCCTAAGGATGATTCATGGAATCATCTAA
- the pgsA gene encoding archaetidylinositol phosphate synthase, whose amino-acid sequence MLQSLRPLLTKILNPLAKHLNINPNIVTVISPFVALLAAYGFANKMLILGTIAILLSGFLDVVDGAVARYHDRSSKFGAFLDSTMDRFADAIIYIGIIFGGYCDWFIGVLAIHSAICVSYVRARAESQGVECNVGIAERAVRMVILMIGALIGYFVGDIYFTYIIYILVILSYFTVAQRIVHVWRQLNE is encoded by the coding sequence ATGCTTCAAAGTTTAAGACCACTTTTAACAAAAATACTGAATCCGCTTGCAAAACATTTGAATATAAATCCAAATATCGTAACTGTGATTTCCCCATTCGTTGCCCTTCTTGCAGCATATGGATTTGCAAATAAGATGTTGATTTTAGGAACAATAGCCATACTGCTTTCGGGATTTCTGGATGTCGTTGACGGAGCCGTTGCAAGATACCATGACAGGTCTTCCAAGTTCGGTGCGTTTCTTGACTCCACAATGGACAGGTTCGCAGATGCAATCATATACATCGGAATAATATTTGGAGGCTATTGTGATTGGTTTATTGGCGTTTTGGCAATTCACTCTGCAATATGCGTAAGCTATGTAAGGGCAAGAGCGGAATCTCAAGGAGTTGAATGCAATGTTGGAATAGCCGAAAGGGCTGTTCGTATGGTCATCCTAATGATTGGAGCATTAATCGGATACTTTGTAGGAGACATCTACTTTACATACATCATTTACATTTTAGTAATCCTATCCTACTTTACTGTAGCTCAAAGAATAGTACATGTTTGGAGGCAATTGAATGAGTGA
- a CDS encoding L-threonylcarbamoyladenylate synthase, with protein sequence MKVLKTSNDEMDEKIISEAIDVLADGGVVLYPTDTVYGLGANIFDNKAVKRVFNLKQRSFLKPLSILVSDVNAINLVAKVSIAQKEIINSHLPGPYTFILNKRKIVPRVVTSGSMYVGVRVPDNQIACRLASIFPITTTSANISDEDVLSNPSEILEQLNCDVDLVIDVGDLKSNHASKIIDLTQRNPKIIRK encoded by the coding sequence ATGAAAGTACTGAAAACAAGCAATGATGAAATGGATGAAAAAATTATTAGTGAAGCTATTGATGTATTGGCTGATGGCGGTGTCGTATTGTATCCGACTGACACTGTTTACGGTTTGGGAGCCAATATATTTGACAATAAGGCAGTCAAGAGAGTTTTTAATCTAAAACAAAGGAGTTTTTTAAAGCCATTGTCAATTTTGGTTTCTGATGTAAATGCCATCAATCTTGTTGCAAAGGTCTCAATTGCGCAAAAGGAGATAATCAACAGCCATCTTCCAGGCCCCTATACATTTATTTTAAATAAACGGAAAATCGTTCCAAGGGTTGTAACTAGCGGGTCCATGTATGTTGGAGTTAGAGTTCCGGACAATCAGATTGCCTGCAGATTGGCCAGCATTTTCCCGATAACAACCACCAGTGCAAATATATCTGATGAGGATGTTTTATCGAATCCGTCAGAAATTCTAGAGCAATTGAATTGCGATGTCGATTTGGTCATTGATGTAGGTGACTTAAAATCAAATCACGCATCAAAAATCATTGATTTAACCCAGCGCAATCCGAAAATAATAAGAAAATAA
- the radB gene encoding DNA repair and recombination protein RadB yields the protein MKVLANFEDNHKIPSNSSLDAMLGGGFEKGVMTQIFGPPSSGKSNIALTLAANVAKNGKKVIYIDTEGGISIDRIKQISGPDFTKVANNIIVFEPTNFSEQNDNLKAIELWLRKNHRDVDLIILDSAVALYRVDDMKSSKLNKELGKQMGILSKIARKYDVAVVLTNQIYNAFDDEGNNDVRAVGGTILQYWSKVIIQLDRGDEVNKRVATLIRHRSIPEGKQAMFSISSRGII from the coding sequence ATGAAAGTATTAGCTAATTTTGAGGACAATCATAAAATTCCATCAAACTCTTCACTTGATGCCATGTTGGGAGGGGGTTTTGAAAAGGGTGTAATGACCCAAATATTCGGTCCGCCCAGTTCAGGCAAGAGTAATATTGCTTTAACTTTGGCAGCTAATGTTGCTAAAAACGGAAAAAAAGTGATTTATATAGATACTGAAGGTGGAATTTCCATTGATAGGATTAAGCAAATTTCAGGTCCGGACTTTACAAAAGTAGCTAATAACATAATAGTTTTCGAGCCGACTAACTTTTCAGAACAGAATGATAATCTAAAAGCGATAGAGCTTTGGCTTAGAAAAAACCATCGTGATGTTGATTTGATCATTTTGGATTCGGCTGTAGCATTATACAGGGTGGATGACATGAAATCATCCAAATTGAATAAGGAATTGGGAAAACAAATGGGAATTTTGTCCAAGATTGCTCGAAAGTATGATGTGGCCGTCGTATTGACAAATCAGATTTACAATGCCTTTGATGATGAAGGAAACAATGACGTCAGGGCAGTAGGGGGAACAATTTTACAATATTGGAGTAAGGTGATAATCCAACTGGATCGTGGCGATGAGGTTAACAAACGTGTTGCCACCTTAATACGCCATAGGAGCATTCCTGAAGGAAAGCAGGCAATGTTTTCCATTAGTTCAAGAGGAATTATTTAG
- a CDS encoding pyridoxal phosphate-dependent aminotransferase: MRDKDFDIKKPRKKFQKTERVPPEGYECANDFFEDMYMDKEMIWMGQNTNHLHDDTIADAMIDAIKEKTYCKYPAPEGFSELKQLILDDLEFEDLEVLLTSGATESLYLCMQALLEPEDNVILSDPGYFIIGDFANRFAGEVRYVPIYFEENNYKLTPDLLRENMDENTRMVILIDPLNPLGSSYDEDELKEFAEIAKENDLYLLHDITYKDFAREHFLVENYAPGQTLTIYSFSKIFGMAGLRIGGVISSKPIIDSIKNAVINDLGVNIISQYGAIAGLKSKQVWFEDMRQTCFENQRLISEMIEPIEGVFLPVYPSDANMMVIDLSGAGIDPKEMSNYLIERKLFTREGEYTSEDFGDKYLRISFSIPTEEIEVFCEEFPKAVEALRK; encoded by the coding sequence ATGAGGGATAAGGATTTTGATATTAAAAAACCGAGAAAAAAGTTTCAGAAAACCGAAAGGGTGCCTCCGGAAGGTTATGAGTGCGCTAATGACTTTTTCGAAGACATGTATATGGATAAGGAAATGATTTGGATGGGTCAAAATACAAATCATTTGCATGATGACACCATAGCCGATGCAATGATTGATGCCATTAAGGAAAAGACATATTGCAAATATCCTGCCCCTGAGGGATTCAGCGAGCTTAAACAATTGATTTTGGACGATTTGGAATTTGAAGATCTGGAAGTTCTATTGACTTCCGGCGCAACAGAATCGTTATACTTATGCATGCAAGCATTGCTGGAACCTGAAGACAATGTAATATTATCCGATCCTGGATACTTTATCATCGGAGACTTTGCAAACAGGTTTGCGGGCGAAGTAAGGTATGTTCCAATCTATTTCGAAGAAAACAATTATAAATTGACTCCTGACCTTTTGCGTGAAAATATGGATGAGAATACGCGCATGGTAATTTTAATCGATCCTTTAAATCCTTTAGGCTCATCATATGATGAAGATGAATTAAAAGAATTTGCAGAAATCGCAAAAGAAAACGATTTGTACTTATTGCATGACATTACCTATAAGGACTTTGCACGCGAGCATTTCCTCGTTGAAAATTATGCTCCTGGCCAAACATTGACAATTTACAGCTTCTCAAAAATATTTGGGATGGCCGGTTTGAGAATAGGTGGTGTCATATCATCAAAACCTATAATCGATTCAATTAAAAATGCAGTTATTAATGACCTTGGAGTAAATATCATTTCTCAATATGGTGCAATAGCAGGTTTAAAGTCAAAACAAGTATGGTTTGAAGACATGAGGCAAACCTGCTTTGAAAACCAAAGGTTAATCAGTGAAATGATAGAACCGATTGAAGGGGTTTTCCTGCCAGTGTATCCATCCGATGCAAACATGATGGTAATTGATTTGTCAGGTGCAGGAATCGATCCTAAGGAGATGTCAAATTATCTGATTGAGAGGAAATTGTTCACAAGAGAAGGAGAATATACATCTGAAGACTTTGGAGATAAGTACTTGCGTATAAGTTTCTCAATTCCTACAGAGGAAATTGAAGTATTCTGTGAAGAATTCCCAAAAGCTGTTGAAGCTTTAAGAAAATGA
- a CDS encoding ferredoxin produces MSDVAFERFRYHKPLPNFYKLENPKNPEREISDELLAELLDLAKKYDFTGISYSKLSDEFKNEFEIDFDNVLIFKFLMGDNLINMNRSAEKCKLMDDEFQEYGVHVYEFADFLRENGFQADLIHPLDDNLSMRAIAMQSNDCAITRSNMCLFKDGLAVSFFMIHTSIENLPYKSENDMLWVKEFCSTCGVCIERCPEDAFDENGNFLRKMCTAHREGCNDCLLRCPFYKRGYDKVKRRYEKMKKRS; encoded by the coding sequence ATGAGCGATGTAGCATTCGAGAGGTTTAGATACCACAAACCTCTTCCTAATTTTTATAAACTGGAAAATCCTAAAAATCCTGAAAGGGAAATTTCCGATGAATTGCTAGCTGAATTGCTAGATTTGGCTAAAAAATATGATTTTACAGGAATAAGCTATTCAAAATTATCCGACGAGTTTAAAAATGAATTTGAAATAGACTTTGATAATGTACTTATTTTCAAGTTTTTGATGGGTGATAATTTAATAAATATGAATCGTTCGGCTGAAAAATGCAAGCTAATGGATGATGAATTCCAGGAATATGGGGTGCATGTTTATGAATTTGCAGATTTTTTAAGGGAAAATGGTTTTCAGGCGGATTTAATTCATCCATTGGACGATAATCTAAGCATGAGGGCAATAGCCATGCAGTCTAATGACTGTGCAATAACAAGAAGCAACATGTGCCTTTTTAAAGATGGGCTTGCAGTTAGCTTTTTCATGATTCACACTTCAATCGAAAATTTGCCATATAAGAGTGAAAATGACATGTTGTGGGTTAAGGAATTCTGCTCAACATGCGGTGTTTGCATTGAAAGGTGTCCTGAAGATGCATTTGATGAGAACGGCAATTTTTTAAGAAAGATGTGCACGGCACACCGGGAAGGATGTAATGATTGTCTCTTGAGATGCCCATTTTACAAAAGAGGTTATGATAAAGTTAAAAGAAGATATGAAAAAATGAAAAAGAGGTCTTGA
- a CDS encoding putative zinc-binding protein — translation MCEKIALVSCSGLSPLGLVVRAASVELALENDNVVAACITEYSAQPNNCSPILDDAKIVTITGCGDDCASVILKEKDVSPIKNISADAVVKTYDLNPLDAVRLDEDGEKAVEILKRYILKELENI, via the coding sequence ATGTGTGAAAAAATAGCATTAGTTTCATGTAGTGGATTAAGCCCACTCGGTTTGGTTGTAAGGGCAGCCAGTGTAGAACTGGCTTTGGAAAATGATAATGTTGTTGCAGCATGCATAACTGAATACTCTGCCCAGCCAAACAATTGCTCACCAATTTTAGATGATGCAAAAATAGTTACAATAACAGGTTGTGGGGATGATTGTGCATCTGTAATTCTAAAAGAGAAGGATGTAAGTCCAATTAAAAATATTTCAGCAGATGCCGTAGTCAAAACTTATGATTTAAATCCTTTAGATGCAGTACGTTTAGATGAAGACGGTGAAAAAGCTGTTGAAATATTAAAAAGATATATCTTAAAGGAATTAGAGAATATCTAA
- a CDS encoding UPF0254 family protein, whose product MIKIATAECFTQGKIGRELHALAQNYEGNFGREYIKNPKHYGDFDYNDLSVTCSLFIPTIEAVVKILNVKNPPKPDKLIKGIKVYDEKGDKTVSKIMAQAVKDLTDCDIGIGTTAGVGRGGISIITDNYEITTNTDVHADLCENNSENLSQRSDAGIEKTLEITLLLLNNKINEIKSLKDVEIIEK is encoded by the coding sequence ATGATTAAAATAGCAACAGCAGAATGTTTCACGCAAGGGAAAATTGGAAGAGAACTCCATGCACTGGCTCAAAATTACGAAGGGAACTTTGGGAGAGAATATATTAAAAACCCTAAACATTATGGTGATTTTGATTATAATGACCTTAGCGTGACTTGCAGTTTATTTATACCCACCATTGAAGCTGTCGTGAAAATATTAAATGTTAAAAATCCTCCAAAACCAGATAAACTAATAAAAGGAATTAAAGTTTATGATGAAAAGGGAGATAAAACCGTGAGCAAAATCATGGCTCAGGCTGTGAAAGATTTGACAGATTGTGACATAGGCATTGGAACTACAGCAGGAGTTGGTCGTGGAGGAATATCAATAATTACTGACAATTATGAAATTACAACCAACACTGATGTTCATGCGGATTTATGTGAAAACAACAGTGAAAACTTGTCCCAAAGGTCAGATGCAGGAATTGAAAAAACATTAGAAATAACTTTGCTGCTTTTAAACAATAAAATCAATGAAATAAAATCTTTAAAAGATGTGGAAATTATAGAGAAATGA
- a CDS encoding Nif3-like dinuclear metal center hexameric protein — protein MKLKEIIEFLEGKIPESLALENDEVGFKKDYDLEQDITIIKIYMDLLPQENKNYKNTLIITHHPPLFTPKTPTYTIHSNWDIIDGGANDALADTLNLDVIDYFDDETNIGRVCKANQKFIELKQSILDKFSDVRIVNNLADEHIIKKVGIISGFGLKPPKYITLAKNKNVDILISGDLTQETAILAKNLGITLIDLNHHDSEVPGLHALGDLLAELNITIEVIDEKPIEQLK, from the coding sequence ATGAAACTCAAGGAAATAATCGAATTTTTAGAGGGGAAAATACCTGAATCATTAGCGCTTGAGAATGATGAGGTGGGATTTAAAAAAGATTATGACCTAGAACAGGACATTACCATAATTAAAATCTATATGGATTTATTGCCTCAGGAAAACAAAAATTATAAAAATACGTTAATAATAACTCATCATCCTCCCTTATTCACACCAAAAACGCCAACTTACACAATACATTCCAATTGGGACATAATAGACGGCGGGGCAAATGATGCTCTTGCAGATACCCTAAATTTAGATGTTATTGATTATTTCGATGATGAAACAAATATCGGAAGAGTCTGTAAAGCAAATCAGAAATTCATTGAATTAAAACAAAGCATTTTAGATAAATTTTCTGATGTGAGAATCGTGAACAATTTAGCTGATGAACATATTATAAAAAAAGTGGGAATAATATCCGGTTTTGGATTGAAACCCCCAAAATACATCACATTAGCAAAAAATAAAAATGTGGATATTTTAATTTCAGGCGATTTAACTCAAGAAACTGCAATTCTTGCAAAAAATTTAGGAATTACCTTAATTGATTTAAACCACCATGACAGTGAAGTACCAGGATTACATGCACTTGGAGATCTCCTGGCTGAACTTAACATTACCATTGAAGTTATTGACGAGAAACCTATAGAACAATTAAAGTGA
- a CDS encoding SAM-dependent methyltransferase HcgC family protein, which translates to MNVDTGITSEVFTIKSETKLVDIFNEIISKKSEAVFEYIESLNLDKNTRIVVIGTYFTGVGIVKKLSEKYENILLIDIYPHLEELLYTNLGGTLKSKVDFSSDLNLIYSGDVVIDTTGFGGIDVEQSSKFDVESFIIEDPVAEDNDELLKNKNNIHDRLKAVKSRNKAIIKTKGIDTKTSGTMTLTIGALTNLLNKFLEKEGVLYCACEMGFFEEVIFKEKNIDKFIERTNVNAFKISTIKPFDLDELISEEINKINTKMI; encoded by the coding sequence ATGAATGTTGATACTGGAATAACATCTGAAGTATTCACAATCAAATCCGAAACCAAACTGGTTGATATCTTTAATGAGATTATTTCAAAAAAATCCGAAGCGGTTTTTGAATATATTGAAAGCTTAAATCTTGATAAAAACACCAGGATAGTCGTTATCGGAACTTATTTTACGGGCGTTGGAATCGTTAAAAAATTAAGCGAAAAATATGAAAACATTTTATTGATTGACATATATCCCCATCTTGAAGAATTACTCTACACTAATCTTGGAGGAACACTAAAAAGCAAAGTTGATTTTTCATCTGACCTTAATCTAATTTATTCTGGAGATGTTGTTATTGATACAACCGGTTTCGGAGGCATTGATGTAGAGCAATCCTCAAAATTTGATGTTGAATCATTCATAATAGAAGATCCTGTAGCAGAAGATAATGATGAGCTTTTAAAAAATAAAAATAACATTCATGATAGATTAAAAGCAGTTAAATCCCGAAATAAAGCAATCATAAAAACAAAAGGCATTGATACGAAAACATCAGGAACAATGACATTAACTATCGGTGCATTAACAAATTTATTAAACAAGTTTCTTGAAAAAGAGGGAGTGCTTTATTGCGCCTGCGAGATGGGATTTTTCGAAGAAGTCATTTTTAAAGAGAAAAATATTGACAAATTCATCGAGCGAACAAATGTGAACGCTTTTAAGATATCCACGATCAAACCATTTGATTTGGATGAACTAATTAGTGAAGAAATAAATAAAATTAACACAAAAATGATTTAA
- a CDS encoding DUF3236 domain-containing protein codes for MAFEKMIKNAFEESRNNCRFGDTIEEITELQEYIKNAKKICIPNKNGIKVEVLNKVLKSYGLPEAEILQINTNTADTSRIPALAKAYMALDQSDADLIIARGRLGIPGSGSLLVFIDNKGRILTAGTSPSHVIHKKSIEKAVYEEACEALEKIGFKKVE; via the coding sequence ATGGCATTTGAAAAGATGATAAAAAATGCATTTGAAGAATCTAGAAACAACTGCAGATTCGGAGATACCATTGAAGAGATAACTGAACTTCAAGAATATATCAAAAATGCAAAAAAGATATGCATACCAAATAAGAATGGAATAAAGGTAGAAGTTTTAAATAAAGTTTTAAAAAGCTATGGATTGCCAGAAGCAGAAATACTTCAAATTAATACAAATACTGCAGATACAAGTAGAATTCCTGCTCTTGCAAAAGCATACATGGCCCTTGACCAAAGTGATGCTGATCTAATTATTGCAAGAGGTCGTTTAGGAATTCCAGGTTCAGGATCACTGCTCGTTTTCATCGACAATAAAGGAAGAATACTGACTGCTGGAACTTCTCCATCACACGTAATTCATAAAAAATCGATTGAAAAAGCGGTTTACGAGGAAGCCTGCGAAGCTCTTGAAAAAATTGGTTTTAAGAAGGTTGAATAA
- the hmdB gene encoding 5,10-methenyltetrahydromethanopterin hydrogenase cofactor biosynthesis protein HmdB, giving the protein MIDEILDKAKQGQELSDEEFLELLNIENDEDLEKLFKIACDIRDNQSKVIKLTSTVHLTNKCQIQPRCEYCGFAEETSEKGYYNAFYKSNEEILTAVKSIQKAHIPRVSCSGGYGYKGKQAVNACRIVKGNSDLEILVNVGGDLTEKSVQELADLGADTICCNLETINEDVFYQRKPGDSLDQRILTCKRVSDAGVGLSSGLLLGLGESKEDRIKHLRYLFNFKTLEEIPIMGFNPYEGTPMADYPAFPLKEQLKMVAITRIMYPEITITMPTPTVGPENVEFSLKAGANNLATVIADNYPHEVKGVGSPEYGNYTEVVNVIEKLDLIPQTI; this is encoded by the coding sequence TTGATTGATGAAATTTTAGATAAAGCAAAACAAGGACAAGAATTAAGCGATGAGGAATTTTTAGAATTGTTAAATATCGAGAATGATGAAGATTTGGAAAAATTGTTCAAGATAGCTTGCGATATAAGAGATAATCAATCAAAAGTAATCAAATTAACATCAACCGTACATCTTACAAACAAATGCCAAATCCAACCAAGATGCGAATATTGCGGATTTGCAGAAGAAACTTCCGAAAAAGGATATTATAATGCATTTTACAAATCTAACGAAGAAATACTGACTGCAGTGAAATCCATTCAAAAAGCACATATTCCTAGAGTAAGCTGTTCTGGAGGATACGGCTATAAAGGAAAACAGGCAGTGAATGCATGCAGGATTGTAAAAGGAAACTCCGATTTGGAAATTCTTGTGAATGTAGGTGGAGACTTAACTGAAAAGTCTGTACAAGAGTTAGCTGATTTAGGTGCAGACACCATTTGTTGCAATTTAGAAACAATTAACGAAGACGTGTTCTATCAAAGAAAACCAGGAGACTCACTGGATCAAAGAATACTGACATGCAAAAGAGTAAGTGATGCGGGAGTCGGCCTATCATCAGGATTACTTTTAGGTCTTGGTGAAAGCAAAGAAGATAGAATAAAACACTTGCGTTACTTATTTAATTTTAAAACATTGGAAGAAATTCCAATAATGGGTTTTAATCCATATGAAGGCACTCCAATGGCAGATTACCCTGCATTTCCACTTAAAGAACAGTTAAAAATGGTTGCAATTACACGAATAATGTATCCTGAAATCACAATTACAATGCCAACTCCAACAGTCGGTCCTGAAAATGTTGAGTTTTCACTTAAAGCAGGAGCAAATAATTTAGCAACTGTAATAGCTGATAATTACCCTCATGAGGTTAAAGGAGTGGGCTCTCCGGAATACGGCAATTATACTGAGGTTGTCAATGTGATTGAAAAATTGGATTTAATACCTCAAACTATTTAA
- the hmd gene encoding 5,10-methenyltetrahydromethanopterin hydrogenase, with protein MKVAILGAGCYRTHAASGITNFARACEVAEATGKENISMTHSTIEMGAELLELAGVDEVVVSDPIFDGEFTVVDDFDYAEVIAAHKAGNPEEVMPAIRAKVNELAETVPKPAKGAIHFTHPEDLGMKCTTDDSEAVADADWVMTWLPEGGMQPDIIKNFADDIKDGAIVTHACTIPTPGLNKIFEDLGKDVNVASYHPGAVPEMKGQVYIAEGFADQASIDTLMDLGQKARGSAFTLPANMVGPVCDMCSAVTAITYAGILAYRDTVTQILGAPAGFAQMMANEALTNVTALMQDEGIDKMDDALNPAALLGTADSMNFGSLAEIVPTVLDYLGKDE; from the coding sequence ATGAAAGTAGCAATTTTAGGTGCAGGATGTTACAGAACACACGCTGCAAGTGGAATTACCAACTTCGCAAGAGCATGTGAAGTTGCAGAAGCAACCGGAAAAGAAAACATTTCTATGACCCACTCAACTATTGAAATGGGTGCAGAATTATTAGAATTAGCTGGTGTAGATGAAGTTGTTGTATCCGACCCAATATTTGACGGAGAATTCACTGTAGTAGATGACTTCGATTACGCAGAAGTAATTGCAGCACACAAAGCAGGAAACCCAGAAGAAGTAATGCCTGCAATCAGAGCAAAAGTTAACGAATTAGCTGAAACCGTACCAAAACCAGCAAAAGGTGCTATTCACTTTACTCACCCAGAAGACTTAGGTATGAAATGTACTACCGATGATTCTGAAGCTGTAGCTGACGCTGACTGGGTAATGACCTGGTTACCTGAAGGTGGAATGCAACCTGACATCATCAAAAACTTCGCTGATGACATTAAAGACGGTGCAATCGTAACCCACGCATGTACTATTCCAACTCCTGGATTAAACAAAATCTTCGAAGATTTAGGTAAAGACGTAAACGTAGCTTCCTACCACCCAGGTGCTGTACCTGAAATGAAAGGACAAGTTTACATCGCAGAAGGTTTCGCAGACCAAGCTTCCATCGACACTTTAATGGACTTAGGTCAAAAAGCAAGAGGATCTGCATTCACATTACCTGCTAACATGGTCGGTCCTGTATGTGACATGTGTTCCGCAGTAACCGCTATTACCTACGCAGGTATCTTAGCTTACAGAGACACTGTTACTCAAATTTTAGGTGCTCCTGCTGGATTTGCACAAATGATGGCTAACGAAGCTTTAACTAATGTAACTGCATTAATGCAAGATGAAGGTATCGACAAAATGGACGATGCTTTAAACCCTGCTGCATTATTAGGTACTGCTGACTCAATGAACTTCGGTTCCTTAGCAGAAATCGTACCTACCGTATTAGATTACTTAGGCAAAGACGAATAA